Within Gloeocapsa sp. DLM2.Bin57, the genomic segment GGAAGTCCATACCAGTCTAGTTTCTAGATGCTCCTGACTTCAACGAATCGCACAACTCCATTCCTTATCCTCCCGACTAGCCAATAAAATCCAGGCTTCATCATCTTTATCTTTATCAATATGGATAATATCAATATAAGGAGATTGTTTTAAACTATTGACAAAACTAATAATTTTAGGACGAGGGATTCTTAACGGACTGGTTAATAAAGCCACTACCTCAGTGAGCACATAGTTGCTGGTAATTAACCGTCTTTTTTGTTGTTTCGCTTCACGATATAACTGCACCATTAACTGATGATAGGGTTGACTTTGATCAACTAAATTCCCCCACCCAGACGTATCAACAAAGATTTCTAACATCTTGATTATTATTCAGATAAAGACTTTCCCAAATAAACATCATGTTTTTCTGTCCAGTCGGCAAAATCACTATTAAACGCCCCTATAAACTCCTCTACGGGGTCATCTTCTGTATTATTAATCATAGTTTGTAAATATTCAATCATTAATTCTTCTGGCTTTTTTCCTATTTGATTTGCCTTTTCTAATAAAGGAGAATATAAATGATCAGGAAGATTTAAGGTAACAGAATGAGTCATATTTAATTACCATTATTATTCAATAGCTTCAAGGGACTAATCAAATTCTAATCCATTATCAGTGAATAATGGTTGTATGAGAGGTAGTAGGTTGAGGGATAAGAGAAGGAGGAGTGCGCACTCTCGCTTCGCTCAGATCTGCCTTCGACAGGTCGCTACAGCTAGTGTGAGCAGTATTGCTTAACTCTCTTCATATTACTAGTTGACGTGAGAAAAGTGGGATTAATCATTTAGAAACGTCCCTCTTCCTACAGAAATCAGGTCTTTTAGGGAATTGAGGAAAATTTTGGCTAGCCAATCTAGCTTCATTTACCAGAACTAATGTACCATCTGACATCATAGCGATAGTTGTTGCCGGAATAGGTAAATCTTTTGTTTCCTCAGTTTGTAACTCAGTATCTTCAGGAATATATTGCATCAGAAAAGGGATCTCAATCACGGTTAAACTTATAAAATCACCGTAATTAATAAGATTATTTGATTGAGGAAATTCCCTCAAAGAAAAACGGTTGAGCCGATCCCCAAAAAATTTAACTTCACAAGATTCTTCTAACATTTTTTCAGCAGGTTCTAGTGCAATACGAGGCATCAAAAAGATACGTCGCAGATTACTGATATCACTATCAATCTCAACATTTCCATCAAGACCAAACTGAGATGAAGCACTAATAAGGCTCTGAAAAGAAGCAAAAAAACCATCTACCGAAATTTTTATATTACCACCATTACCTTTAATAGCATTAGCAATTATATTACTTTCATCAAACAAAATCGTTATTCCTCCATTAATATTCACATTACCACCATTACCTTGTTCGCCTGCAGAAGCATTAATTAACGCTCCATCATTCAAAACTAATTTTTTTAGATTTAGAGATGTATTACCTCCTTGACCTGCAAAAGATAGAGCGCTAACCTCTCCGCCTTGCAAAAAAAACTCATTTGCATTTATATATATCTCACCACCTAGACCAAAACCTGCATTACCTACGCTAATAATCGCTCTATCTACATAAAACTTATCTGCTTCAATTCGGATAGAGCCTGATGAAGGTTGATTGCTAATCTGATTAAGTTGAAAAAAATCATTCTCAAACTCAATGGGGATAATAACTGAAGAACTAATCCCACTAACAATCACTCTACCATCTACAGAATTATTAGAACCACTAACTATAAGCTCTTGTGCTTTAATACTAATATCCCCACCATCACCTAAACCTAGAGAAGAAGTTGTTATGGCAGCTCCATCATATACGTAAATTTTTTCGGCATCAAGAACTAAGTTACCACCTCTTCCTTGATTAAAAGTTGTTCCTGAAATAGAGCTAGGTGCTAAAATTGGACTATTTCCTCTAAGAAATATAGTTTCTGCCGTGACGCTAACATTGCCACCGTTTCCCTGATTAAGAGTTACCGAACCAATTACAGCTCCCCCAGTAATCTTAATATTATTACTAATTATATATATAGAACCAGAACTACCTTCTGATAGAGCATTGGAAGTTATAGCACTTGTCAGAAAAGGATTTAGTGAAGAAACACCTTCCAAATTAATATTCTCAGCCTTGATACGAATATCACCACTAGAACCTATTCCATAGCTTCTAGTCCCCAACCTCGAACCATCAAAAATAGACAAAGCGAGGGTATCAACTTCTATGTTTCCACCCTGACCATTACCTAAAGTCGAGGAGATAACCAAATTTGATGATATTGCAGTTTCTGACGGAGAAACTCCCCTAAGCACTATCGAATCACTTCCAAATAGTTTTATGTTTCCACCTCTTGCTTCGGCACTTTCATTCTGACTGATGATTACGGAAGCTAAATTTAGCTCAATAGTTTTACCATAAAGAGAAATATCACCAGAATTATTATTTCCACCAGGAAAAGAACTAGCATCAAGTAGTGAACGATTATTCAAAAGAATATTTCCCCATTCGGCAACGTTGTTAGGAGTGACCCTATAAGAAGAATTAGAAACCAACAAATTTAAAGAACCATTTTGGATACTCCAAATTTCTACTTGACCAGATTTGGCAGTAACTATACCTCCTTCAAAATTGACCCCGTTACCAACAAAAATAATGCTGTTACCAGATGAAACGCTCAAACCGAGTGGATTTTCTTCTAAATTAAGAGATGTAAAAGGATTAGTAAAACCTCTTAACTGATGTCCTACATTATTAACGTCGATGCTTCCACTATTCTCAAACATTTCTAGACCTATGGGCCTACTGACAGATAGCAAATTATTCTCTTGACTCTGTCTTAGAGAAAGAAATTTACTTCCATCGGCAAAAATTATACTTGAAGCTGTTGTAGCCATAAAATCTCCTCCAACCTCTAAAATTGCATTTTTACCAAAAGAAATGCCATTCCGGTTGAGCAAAAAAAGATTAGCATTTCCTAGACTTCTCAAAGTTCCGTCAATGAAAGAAGGTGAATCTCCTGTTACTCTCAAAAAAACATTCTCAGAAACAGCAGGATTATTAAGAATAACTGTCTCAAATTGCCTGAGAGAAAATTTCCTCAAACTATGGAAAAGATTACTTCCCTTCTTCGTCCCTCCTTCAATAATAATTGTATTCCCTTCTCTGATAACTCTAGAATCTTGGGGAAGACTACTGTCGGGTATTACTTGAGCTGAGCTTCCCGAGCTAACAATCAATTTAAACCATAAAATCAAAACTATTTTCAGCGTTCGATAAGTTTTCATCACTCTTCTAATCTAAATGTTCTCAGTTCAAATTTCTCAAAACATCCTTGACTATAGGTTCTAATTCCCGTTAAGCAAATTGAAGGTTCAAACCACTCTAACTCCTGAGAAAAACTACTATCTTCTCTAATTAACTTAGGACAACTCAAGCGAATATTATTGTTATTTATAGTCAACATTTCTAAATCAGACTCTTGCCTATGCCTAATCTGTTGAAAGAGCATTTTTCTTTCATGATATTCCCAGTCTGAATTAACAATTTGGATAGTTGACCATCTTTTTTCTAAGTTGCTATCAAAACTCTCAATTGCTACAGCAACGGGAAAAGATGCTGAATCAATCTCCGTGAGCTTTTCGATAATAAGATATACAGCTTTTATCTGTCCATCATCTGCATAAATAAAAGAAGCACTAACCCTTTTATCTGCTTGTTTAAAACCAATTTCACTACCCATAGGCGTACCACTAACAAACCTCTCGTTACCCCAAGTAAAACTACCTTCAAGGTAAATAGCTTTGCAATTATCCTGATTCAAGTTTCTAAAAGTAACAGATTTAGACTGACCATTTGGATAGATGTAATGGTTGTGATGAATTATTTGGTTGATTTCAGGAATATGATAAAAACTTCGGATGATCCGTGACTCTTCGACTAATTCACCTTCACTTGAATATTTCAAAAAAATACCGTGCCAGTCTCCTACAGCATGATGAGTGCAGAAACTCTTCCAATTTTCTTCTCTGCTTAATTTATCCATAAACAAAAATTTATTTACCACTTCCCAATCAAAATAAATGCTGACCATCCTTTAGGGTGGGACGATAACTGCATTAGCTCTACCTTAGCTTGTTGTAGTGCTTCAGCTTTGCTCATTATACCTCCATAAAGGTTTTGATAAAAGTATTCCATTAACCTAGCTGTTTCTTGATCATTGACAAACCATAAACTACCTACTACACTTTGAACATTTCCTCTAACAGTTACTCCTGCCAAACCTAAAATTGAGCGAGAATTTCCAGTAGCAGTCTGACAACCACTTAATACTAATAAATTAACACTTAGCTTACCTTCTGTCATCAAATCCTCTAGTTCCATTATCGAAATACTATTATCATAGGTTTGTAAAAAAGTTCTTTCTAAAGTTCCGCCAAAATTACCGTGAGTAATTAGATGAACCGTTGACAAATTTCTCCATTTGGCTAGCTCACTCGCTAATTTATCTCTTGTAAAATCTTTATCTAAAAATTTTTTAGCCCCAGGAATTATAACAGCAACCTGATTTGCCTCAAACTGAGCAAACTCTAATTGACTAAAAGGGGGTCTTTCTACAGTTAGTGCAAAGATTAAGGCACGCTTTGGCTGCTCCAATTCTCTAAAATCAGTCAATTGCAAACCAAGGGTAGTTACGAGCGGATATTTTTCTATTAAAAATTTCTCTCCATTGTGCAGCGCATCTAGAGGAACATTACGAAAAAAGCGATCTCCTATAAATACTATTGCAGAAGGATTGATTTGAGCTAGGGTTTCCTCCAAAGGTTGAATCATTTTTTCATAGAGCCACCAAGATGTTTCTAGATAGCGGTCTGTAGCATAGTCTTCTAGGTTATATCTCCATTTTACTAGTATTTCATCTAAGGATTGAGAACCAATTGCTACTGTATGATGATGAATTACTCCATCAGCGGTAATTAACAAAATATGCAGGGTTGATTCCGTGGAAATAGCATAAAGCGCTACTGAATTTGTCTCTAAAAGAACTTCTGAAGGTTGATAATTATCAAGATGCTCCTCAAAACAGCGATCTCCAAAAAAACTCTCTAAGTCACTCAATTGCATTAACTCAAACACTTGTACTGCTTCTGTTAAATTATTTTCTGTGGGGTAAGAAAGCAGGAAATGTAAATAACCACGATATATTGGTTCTATCTCTTTTTCATAGTCAAGCTGAAAAAATTTAGAATCCCTTGTCTTCCCTCGCAAACTTTGAAGAGAAGTTAAGGCTCTGCGATAGTTTAGCTGCGCTTGCTCATTTTTTCCTAAAACTCTGTTTAACTCAGCTGCTCTAAACCATGCTTGATAAAGAATATCTTCAGCAAGGGTTTCACTAGCTAAAGAGATAGCCTTTTGGATTAATTCCAAAGCATTTAGGAAATCCTCATCAGAAAATGCCCTCTCACTCTGAACTAATAGAGTTAGTGCTAAACTATAGGTATCTCCTATGTTTTGAGACACTGTTTTTGCCCACTCTAAAAAAAGATTATCAGAATTACTGAATTCAAACAATCTTCGGAGTAATTCTGCTTTTTTTACTGAATCAGGAATTGCCGATATTGTGGTAACTGCTAATTCCCAGTTAGCTAATTCTGGAATAATTTCCAACATATGTAACTGAATTTGAGCTATTAATAAATTGTCTAGACTATCTGAGAATTTATTGGCTTCGACAATTTGCTCTCTGGCTTTTTCAAATTCATGTCTAGATAATTCTCGATATTTTTCCGCCTCCTCTCTAAAACCTTCTGACTCCAAATAATCAGCATCAGAAAGCAAAGCTTGAGAATATACTAAATGAGCTTCACTGAAATTAAGATATACCTTCGCTTTAACATTTGGATTAGCCAAAAGTTCCCCTAACAAAAAAGCTTCCCTATAAGACTCAAAAGCTGCTTCATAATTACGCATTAAAAGTAAAGCTTTTCCTTTAATAAGGTGAGCTTTTATTTCGATATTTAAATGATTTTTTTCTTCTAGCAAAGATAACGCCAATTCACTTTGGTTGAAAGCTATTTGATTTTTGGCTAACATCAAGTTTATCTGACTCAAATCAGTCAAAACAGCTGCTTCTTTTAACTTTTCTCCTTTCTTTCGATATATAGCTAATGCTCGAACTAGATTATCATGAGCTTCACTATATCTTCCCAATTCAGCGTAGCTAGCTGAAAGATAAACATAAATATCTGCTAATTGATTTTCGTCATATTCAGTATTATTAATTTCGGCTTCTAAAATGTTAATAATATTAATATAGTCGCCTTGCTGCCAAAGTTTTTGTAAGGTTTGAGTCGAAGCCTGAGCTTGAGTAGCACTCAACCAAAAAATTATTATAATCAAAAGCTTTTTGGCAATTTCTTTTTGAAAAATCATTGAAGTAAAATGAGATTTAATAATTTCTGGCTCGAAGTTTGTCTGATAGGATTTATAGCTGTTATTTCTCTCAATCTTAAGGCTATCTACGCATCTTCAGAGCGCAACCAAAACGAGAATCGGACTGTTCATCAACAACCTAGATATTATCATAACATCCAAAGGAGAGAACCAAATAGAACAGTAACTTCTGGAGCAGTAAGAGGTCAATGTCCTGGAAATAATAAGAGAATTTTTCTACAGATTCTCGCTCCTGATGACCACTTAGGTTTAACAGCTCAAACCCATCCTACCTTTTTTTGGTATCTAAATCTAGAAGAAAATCAATCTCGTACTATCAAGTTTACTTTAGTTGAAGTGGGAAGGACTGAACCTATTTTCGAGCAAATTTTTATCGCTGATGGGTCTCCATCTTTGAAGTTGATGCAATTTACTTTACCTGATACGGTTGAACCTTTAAAAATTAACCAGACTTACAGATGGACGGTTACTGTTGTGTGCAATCTACAAAGACCATCCTCTAATTATTTCAGCTCTACTATGTTTAAAGTAATAAGTAAGAGAAATCAATCTTTTAATTATTCCTTAGAAACCAATGCGATCTTGTCAGCTAGACAAGGGATTTGGTATGATTCTCTGTATTATGCTTACTCTAGTGGTAACTCACAGCTATTTGCTCAACTCTTAAAAGAAGTTAATATTTTTTTATTTACAGAATAAAATTTTGTCTAAAAAAAACTTGTTCAAAAAAACCTCATTCTTGCTCCCAATTGTAAGCATGTGCTTGCTCATCTGTTTAGCAAGAGTCTTAGGTCTGCTCCAGTATCTTGAACTAAAAACTTACGATATTTACCTACAAAATTTACCAAATGAGTCAAAAGACCCTAGAATAACCATTGTTGCTATTAATGAAAGCCAAATCCAGAGAAGACAAAAAGTTTCAATTAGTGATGCCACACTAGCTCAAGCAATTCGCAATATTAGTTCTAACCAACCTAGGGTACTTGGGATTGATCTACACCGAGATATACCTATACCTCCTGGAACAGAAGAACTTGCTCAAGTACTTAAAGAAACTCCAGAGATTATTGGTATTTCCCTAATGGCAGGTTCAGAAAAAATCCCACCCCATCCTATTTTAGCAGAAGAAGAAAGATATGCCGATAGTGGAGTAATTATTGATAGCGATGGGGTAGTTAGACGTACCATTCTCTTTCCTTTACCCACAACTTCACCAAATATACCTAGTCTAGGATTAGCTCTGGCAATTAAATACCTAGAAAAAGAAAATATTCAACCTCAACCGTCTTCATCAGGTTGGATGCAAATAGGTCAACAAGAATATCCTCCCTTTAATCAAAATCATGGAGGTTATGTTAAAGCTGAAGACGGTTTTTACCAGATGCTGCTACCCTGGCGCAGACCTCCCCAAAACTTTGAAACTCTATTGCTACAAGATATTCTAGATAATAATTATGATTCTTCTCTTATCAAAGATAGAATTGTCCTCATTGGCTCTACTGCTCACAGTTTGAAAGATACTTTTCAAACTCCTTTTAGCTTCTCCTTAACACGAGACTTCCCCGAACAGGTTTTTGGAGTTCATATTCATGCCAACACTGCTTCAGCTATCCTGGCTAACGCTTTAGAGGGAAGACCTTTAGTCTGGTTTCTCTCTGAACCTTTAGAATACATCTGGATCTCCTTGTGGTGTCTATTACCTCTTACTATACTTAAAATCAACATAAATAATAAAAATTTGTCAATTCCTGTCTGTCTTTTCTTTCAAGGGATAATTCTTAGTTTATTTTTAATAGGGATCGCCTATATAGCTTTTCTCAAAGGTGGTTGGTTGCCCGTAGTACCTGGTGTCATAGGTATTTGGTTTAATTCAGTACTCTTAGGTAACGGACTCTACATCAATAAGCTTCAAAAAACTAACCAGGAACTTGAATCTATCGTGGCTAAACGCACCGATAAGCTAAGCTTCATGTTAAAAAAGCTAACCCAAATGCAGGAACAAATGATTATCCAAGAAAAAACAGCCTACCTTGGTTTGTTAACAGCAGGTGTAGCTCACGAACTGCGCAACCCTATTTTTCTCTGCAAAAACTACCTTAAGCTATTAGAAAAACACTCTACAACCCTAATGAAAATTTTCAACGGAATCTTCGAGCAACCTTTTGGTGAAGAAGATCCTACTCAATTTTTTGAAACATATAATCTTTGCGTAGAGAATATTGAATTAACAATACGCCAAATTCAGGTAGCTGAGGATATCATTAAAAACATCGTTCCCCTTAAAAATGAACCGACTTTAGTACAAATAGACCTGAATGCTGCTGTGACCACCTGTGCTAATTTAGTCTCTAAAAGTTTTCAAGATTCCGAAACTGAGGAAAAAGAATGCAACTTTACTATAAATTATCAACTTGAAAAAAACTTGCCCACTTTTTTAGGAAACAGAACAGAAATTGCACAAGTAATCATCAACTTGACAGAAAACGCTATTCACGCTGTTTGCGAAAGGGCTAAAGTTCAACCTTTTCCACCACCTGTAATCATCTTCGCCACTCGCTCTCTTGGTAAATGGGTGGAACTTAGTATTATTGACAATGGGATCGGTATTTCCCCTCAAATTAAAGAACGCTTATTTGAACCTTTTTTCACCACTAAACAAACGCGAAAAGGTTTAGGTTTGGGATTACCATTGTGTCAGATGATCGTCACTAAGCACCAGGGTGAAATAACTGCTTCTAGCTCTAATAATATTACTGAATTTAAAATCAAATTTCCTTTATCTCAAAATCAAAGTCGGTAATGAGCAGTTCAAAACCAAGCAAAGATAAAAGTTTTGAACGTTTAATCTGATTACCATTATATTTTGATTTTAGATGAAATTATTTTTAACTCTCCTCTACCCAATTTTTCAATTAAGTCGGAAACACCTCTACATTCAAGCATTTCGGCGATATCTTTTGCACCCTTCCATCCTTCTTCGGTAATCGATAGATAACGCTGCTTTTTGTCTGCTCCATAAGCTTTTGGTCTCCCTTCATGAATAAGGTTGGCTAATGAATTCGGATGCTCTCCTGGTCTATAGTCAGATTTCTTGCTTGTTTTCATTTTCAATTATCTTCTTTTTTCACTACTTTATCTCAAATCATCTAATGAGAGAGGATATACACTACCAATGTAAAGAAACAATAAGATTACAAGCTTGTTCAAGTTTTTGTCAACTTTCTTTATTATCCTAGATTAAATAGAAAAGACTCTTCTTGAAAAACAGTTATCTGCTTATGAACATTAACACTTCTCATCAAAATAGCGATTCAGAAGTAGTATTTCTAGATATTTTCCAAATTAGACGAGATGGGGGAACTCAACCGAGGACAGCTATTCATTCCCCCACTATGGAAGAGTATGCAGCACAAATGAAAGCAGGAGCGGAATTTCCTCCTGTGGTAGTTTTCTACGATGGTACTGATTATTGGTTAGCAGACGGTTTTCATAGAGTAGAAGCTGCTTCCTCCATGGGATTAAAAAAATTACGGCTAGGATAAAACAAGGTAATCGAAGAGATGCAATTCTCTACTCTGTTGGAGCAAACGCCACTCATGGACTTAGACGGAGTAATGCCGATAAGCGAAGAGCGGTATTGAGACTACTTGAAGATGAGCAATGGAGTCAGTGGAGTAATCGTGAAATTGCTCGTATTGTTGCAGTAGATGAAAAAATGGTCCGCAAATTAAGACAGGCTATCTGCGGAAAAACCGCAGATACAAAACTTAACAATCAGACAAGTTCAGCCAGCAAGGTACAACGAGGTAAGAATATCTACTCAATGAATACAGCTAATATTGGGGAAAAAGTAACTCGTTCCCCATTTATTGATTCTGATGAGAGTGAAATATTTGAGCCGAAATCCGCACCTGGTATTGGTCAGAAAGTAACCGTTATTGCTAATCATCTTATTTTATCAGGACAAAAAGGTAGAGTAACAGCATTGCCAAACCGAAATTCCGCTCTTGTTGAATTTGAAAATGGTCAAAGAGAGTTAATGCAACTTCAGGATTTAGATTGGTGGGCACCATCTGCCACTCAAAATAAAACAATTCAAGAAGGCATTAATTATCGTCCAGGATTAGGTTCTGAGTGGTATGTTAAGGTAGAGCAATCCACTTGGGAGAGATTAATAGAATATCAAAAATCTGTTGGTTGTTTGACCACTGACGCTGTAATAAACAGATTACTAAATGAAGTAAAAAATTCTTTAAAGCCCAAAAATATATAACTCAGGTTATTATGATAAAGTTGACTCAAATTTTTCTTATGCGCGCAACCCAACATTTGAGAAACTTGCCTCAAATAGATACTCTGGCTGCTCAACTCCTAAATTTGTTTTGTGAGAATGGAATTGAGTATTTTCCTCCTTATGAATCCTGGGCTAAACGAAAAAAGGGCAGTGATAATGTTTGGAGAGCGATCTCCTATACTGAAATAATGGATTTGGCTAGTTTAAGTTTTAACGCCTTAACCAAGAAAAAACCAAGTGAACAATTAGTCAAAGAGATTTTAATTCAGATTGAACAGTGGATGATTCAGTCTAATGGACAGCTTGCTCAGGTAACTTTTGAAAATGGCAAACAAAGTTGGTTACCTGTTTGTTTGTTAAATTAATTTACGCCGCTTTAACCTTTTTTTCCGATTAAGTCATCAGCCATTTTAGTCACCTCCAGCTTTTTGATTTCACAGCATCTGTCATCAAATACTTTCGCAAGATCGCTTTTTGAAA encodes:
- a CDS encoding CHASE2 domain-containing protein, translating into MCLLICLARVLGLLQYLELKTYDIYLQNLPNESKDPRITIVAINESQIQRRQKVSISDATLAQAIRNISSNQPRVLGIDLHRDIPIPPGTEELAQVLKETPEIIGISLMAGSEKIPPHPILAEEERYADSGVIIDSDGVVRRTILFPLPTTSPNIPSLGLALAIKYLEKENIQPQPSSSGWMQIGQQEYPPFNQNHGGYVKAEDGFYQMLLPWRRPPQNFETLLLQDILDNNYDSSLIKDRIVLIGSTAHSLKDTFQTPFSFSLTRDFPEQVFGVHIHANTASAILANALEGRPLVWFLSEPLEYIWISLWCLLPLTILKININNKNLSIPVCLFFQGIILSLFLIGIAYIAFLKGGWLPVVPGVIGIWFNSVLLGNGLYINKLQKTNQELESIVAKRTDKLSFMLKKLTQMQEQMIIQEKTAYLGLLTAGVAHELRNPIFLCKNYLKLLEKHSTTLMKIFNGIFEQPFGEEDPTQFFETYNLCVENIELTIRQIQVAEDIIKNIVPLKNEPTLVQIDLNAAVTTCANLVSKSFQDSETEEKECNFTINYQLEKNLPTFLGNRTEIAQVIINLTENAIHAVCERAKVQPFPPPVIIFATRSLGKWVELSIIDNGIGISPQIKERLFEPFFTTKQTRKGLGLGLPLCQMIVTKHQGEITASSSNNITEFKIKFPLSQNQSR
- a CDS encoding DUF928 domain-containing protein, whose protein sequence is MRFNNFWLEVCLIGFIAVISLNLKAIYASSERNQNENRTVHQQPRYYHNIQRREPNRTVTSGAVRGQCPGNNKRIFLQILAPDDHLGLTAQTHPTFFWYLNLEENQSRTIKFTLVEVGRTEPIFEQIFIADGSPSLKLMQFTLPDTVEPLKINQTYRWTVTVVCNLQRPSSNYFSSTMFKVISKRNQSFNYSLETNAILSARQGIWYDSLYYAYSSGNSQLFAQLLKEVNIFLFTE
- a CDS encoding VapC toxin family PIN domain ribonuclease, whose product is MLEIFVDTSGWGNLVDQSQPYHQLMVQLYREAKQQKRRLITSNYVLTEVVALLTSPLRIPRPKIISFVNSLKQSPYIDIIHIDKDKDDEAWILLASREDKEWSCAIR
- a CDS encoding filamentous hemagglutinin N-terminal domain-containing protein, with translation MKTYRTLKIVLILWFKLIVSSGSSAQVIPDSSLPQDSRVIREGNTIIIEGGTKKGSNLFHSLRKFSLRQFETVILNNPAVSENVFLRVTGDSPSFIDGTLRSLGNANLFLLNRNGISFGKNAILEVGGDFMATTASSIIFADGSKFLSLRQSQENNLLSVSRPIGLEMFENSGSIDVNNVGHQLRGFTNPFTSLNLEENPLGLSVSSGNSIIFVGNGVNFEGGIVTAKSGQVEIWSIQNGSLNLLVSNSSYRVTPNNVAEWGNILLNNRSLLDASSFPGGNNNSGDISLYGKTIELNLASVIISQNESAEARGGNIKLFGSDSIVLRGVSPSETAISSNLVISSTLGNGQGGNIEVDTLALSIFDGSRLGTRSYGIGSSGDIRIKAENINLEGVSSLNPFLTSAITSNALSEGSSGSIYIISNNIKITGGAVIGSVTLNQGNGGNVSVTAETIFLRGNSPILAPSSISGTTFNQGRGGNLVLDAEKIYVYDGAAITTSSLGLGDGGDISIKAQELIVSGSNNSVDGRVIVSGISSSVIIPIEFENDFFQLNQISNQPSSGSIRIEADKFYVDRAIISVGNAGFGLGGEIYINANEFFLQGGEVSALSFAGQGGNTSLNLKKLVLNDGALINASAGEQGNGGNVNINGGITILFDESNIIANAIKGNGGNIKISVDGFFASFQSLISASSQFGLDGNVEIDSDISNLRRIFLMPRIALEPAEKMLEESCEVKFFGDRLNRFSLREFPQSNNLINYGDFISLTVIEIPFLMQYIPEDTELQTEETKDLPIPATTIAMMSDGTLVLVNEARLASQNFPQFPKRPDFCRKRDVSK
- a CDS encoding DUF3598 family protein; this translates as MVSIYFDWEVVNKFLFMDKLSREENWKSFCTHHAVGDWHGIFLKYSSEGELVEESRIIRSFYHIPEINQIIHHNHYIYPNGQSKSVTFRNLNQDNCKAIYLEGSFTWGNERFVSGTPMGSEIGFKQADKRVSASFIYADDGQIKAVYLIIEKLTEIDSASFPVAVAIESFDSNLEKRWSTIQIVNSDWEYHERKMLFQQIRHRQESDLEMLTINNNNIRLSCPKLIREDSSFSQELEWFEPSICLTGIRTYSQGCFEKFELRTFRLEE
- a CDS encoding CHAT domain-containing protein, with protein sequence MIFQKEIAKKLLIIIIFWLSATQAQASTQTLQKLWQQGDYINIINILEAEINNTEYDENQLADIYVYLSASYAELGRYSEAHDNLVRALAIYRKKGEKLKEAAVLTDLSQINLMLAKNQIAFNQSELALSLLEEKNHLNIEIKAHLIKGKALLLMRNYEAAFESYREAFLLGELLANPNVKAKVYLNFSEAHLVYSQALLSDADYLESEGFREEAEKYRELSRHEFEKAREQIVEANKFSDSLDNLLIAQIQLHMLEIIPELANWELAVTTISAIPDSVKKAELLRRLFEFSNSDNLFLEWAKTVSQNIGDTYSLALTLLVQSERAFSDEDFLNALELIQKAISLASETLAEDILYQAWFRAAELNRVLGKNEQAQLNYRRALTSLQSLRGKTRDSKFFQLDYEKEIEPIYRGYLHFLLSYPTENNLTEAVQVFELMQLSDLESFFGDRCFEEHLDNYQPSEVLLETNSVALYAISTESTLHILLITADGVIHHHTVAIGSQSLDEILVKWRYNLEDYATDRYLETSWWLYEKMIQPLEETLAQINPSAIVFIGDRFFRNVPLDALHNGEKFLIEKYPLVTTLGLQLTDFRELEQPKRALIFALTVERPPFSQLEFAQFEANQVAVIIPGAKKFLDKDFTRDKLASELAKWRNLSTVHLITHGNFGGTLERTFLQTYDNSISIMELEDLMTEGKLSVNLLVLSGCQTATGNSRSILGLAGVTVRGNVQSVVGSLWFVNDQETARLMEYFYQNLYGGIMSKAEALQQAKVELMQLSSHPKGWSAFILIGKW